The Oncorhynchus tshawytscha isolate Ot180627B linkage group LG30, Otsh_v2.0, whole genome shotgun sequence genome includes a region encoding these proteins:
- the ltbp3 gene encoding latent-transforming growth factor beta-binding protein 3 isoform X3: MPSLIISHLLVIWLGVQRLAWCAERASTRERFKVIIAPLICKRICLKGQCQDTCEQGNNTTLIGENGQSADTLTGPGFRVVVCPLTCMNGGVCSSRTHCLCPPGFTGRLCQFPLRQMPEAQAARGNKQPVYTLSVLPDGQSQGEQAAMGRPQLTQTHSVFTLPLAQGAGHHSSEVQFNVRVHHAHDTSVVIHPLDQSDSKPPHKTVTRLTPQTHKPRGRCFQETTPKQACSSTPLPVLTNQEDCCGSVGNSWGQNKCYKCPKLPYPGVKLQTIIEDYGSTCPQGYKRLNSTHCQDINECTMHGVCQNGECLNTQGSFLCACKPGFTLDRTRCVESPSPVEQGQCFLIVTEAGRCEHALPTSLSQEMCCCTVGKAWGSNCERCPQDGTASFSKICPAGKGYFLHSVRETVAFPPQIHSSLEQVPLKPDKNQKKDKVKYPEEPPETTTPMQLSPISTHGPRVPVIITKPTPPPIIRLNPGSDPLEVAQTQVSPETDECRLNRNLCGHGECVNVHTGYKCECYAGYRLHPQRNACVDDDECDAEPCGHSRGICINTEGSYRCRCLHGYKLLVYHGKLRCIDVNECSKLDICGQGGQCVNLPGTYKCECHKGFRSKSQRQPACEDINECLDPNSCPNDQCENTPGSYECVPCLPGHQAQGGVCYDVNECQKRGVCPNGRCENLPGTYRCLCDEGFLPAAGSKGCRDIDECEDDRLCANGRCVNTEGSFQCQCYPGYQRTQEGSHCEDINECERPSNCQRGRCINSMGSYRCECQKGYMLVGGRRCQDIDECATDRGLCQPHGVCENRQGSYVCVCKDGFILSEDKHSCEEIEVAVEDKKECYLNLDDTVFCDSVLATNVTKQECCCSIGVGWGDHCEIYPCPVYHSSEFHSLCPVGRGFYHEEGMTEYGLSVHRDIDECVLFSNEICKEGRCMNTQPGYECYCQQGFYYDSNLLECIDVNECHDESLCTNGQCKNTRGSYYCTCKSPRIYEASNKKCVIPTVAGVDECQDSLNCKNGHCVDTPGSYYCICSPPWILATDRNSCVTPEEQADINECQDPSYCKNGRCVNTPGSFHCICTQPLTFSAALKQCVYDDRTAAHKDVCFLQVDEDLICSQPRNGLVVTYSECCCHYGRGWGPECRTCPQRNSGIFNRLCEMHLETESDGEGDFLAAFANYSPGIGDSSEEDSDECSCANGRCVRSYLGTMCECNTGFRLDHSRTRCTDIDECAEPGVRVNPCKNARCVNTIGSFKCYCKNGFVPARRPNICVPGTKAQHTRTRAL, from the exons ttGTGTGTCCACTGACCTGCATGAATGGAGGGGTGTGCAGCTCGCGGACCCACTGCCTGTGCCCGCCAGGTTTTACTGGTCGCCTGTGCCAGTTCCCGCTCCGGCAGATGCCTGAGGCCCAGGCGGCGCGGGGCAACAAGCAACCAGTCTACACGCTGTCAGTGCTGCCAGACGGCCAGAGCCAGGGCGAGCAGGCGGCCATGGGGCGACCACAGCTGACACAGACCCACTCTGTGTTCACCCTTCCCCTGGCACAGGGTGCAGGCCACCACTCATCAGAAG TGCAGTTCAATGTCCGTGTCCACCATGCACACGACACATCTGTTGTCATCCATCCTCTCGACCAATCGGATTCAAAGCCCCCTCATAAAACCGTGACACGCTTGACCCCTCAGACTCACAAACCCAGGGGGCGGTGCTTCCAGGAGACCACGCCCAAACAAGCT TGTAGTAGTACCCCTCTCCCTGTACTGACCAATCAGGAGGACTGCTGTGGAAGTGTCGGGAACTCCTGGGGACAAAACAAATGTTATAAATGTCCCAAGCTACCAT ATCCTGGGGTGAAGCTGCAGACCATCATAGAAGACTATGGTTCCACCTGCCCTCAGGGCTATAAGAGACTCAACAGCACCCACTGTCAAG ACATCAACGAGTGCACCATGCATGGGGTGTGTCAGAACGGAGAATGCCTGAACACCCAGGGTAGTTTCCTGTGTGCCTGTAAGCCTGGCTTCACCCTGGACAGGACCAGATGTGTGG AGTCTCCGTCTCCGGTGGAGCAGGGCCAGTGTTTCCTCATCGTAACAGAGGCGGGTCGCTGTGAGCACGCCCTACCCACGTCCCTGTCCCAGGAGATGTGCTGCTGCACCGTGGGCAAGGCCTGGGGCTCCAACTGTGAGAGGTGTCCCCAAGACGGCACGG CCTCATTCAGTAAGATCTGTCCAGCAGGGAAGGGCTACTTCCTCCATAGTGTCCGGGAGACGGTGGCATTCCCACCTCAGATCCACTCCAGCCTGGAGCAGGTTCCCCTCAAGCCTGACAAGAACCAGAAGAAAGACA AAGTCAAGTACCCG GAGGAGCCTCCAGAGACGACCACACCCATGCAGCTGTCTCCCATCAGCACCCACGGCCCCCGCGTACCTG TGATCATCACCAAGCCCACCCCTCCGCCCATCATCAGGTTGAACCCAGGCAGTGACCCCCTGGAGGTTGCACAGACGCAGGTCTCAC CAGAAACAGACGAGTGCAGGCTGAACAGGAACCTCTGTGGCCATGGGGAGTGTGTCAACGTGCACACTGGCTACAAATGTGAGTGCTATGCTGGCTACCGGCTCCACCCTCAGAGGAACGCCTGTGTGG ATGATGACGAATGTGACGCTGAGCCATGTGGCCACAGCAGAGGTATCTGCATCAACACAGAAGGCTCCTACCGCTGCCGCTGTCTCCATGGCTACAAGCTCCTGGTGTACCATGGGAAGCTACGGTGTATAg ATGTGAATGAGTGCTCCAAGTTGGACATCTGTGGGCAGGGGGGTCAGTGTGTTAACCTGCCAGGGACCTACAAGTGTGAGTGTCACAAAGGCTTCAGGAGCAAGTCACAACGCCAGCCAGCCTGTGAAG ATATAAATGAGTGTCTGGACCCCAACAGTTGTCCCAATGACCAGTGTGAGAACACACCAGGCTCCTATGAATGTGTTCCCTGCTTACCTGGTCACCAGGCCCAGGGTGGGGTCTGCTACG ATGTCAATGAGTGCCAGAAGCGCGGGGTGTGTCCCAACGGGCGCTGTGAGAACCTCCCAGGAACCTACCGCTGCCTCTGTGACGAGGGCTTCCTCCCAGCCGCAGGCAGCAAAGGCTGCAGAG acaTTGACGAGTGTGAGGATGACAGACTGTGTGCCAACGGGCGTTGTGTCAACACAGAAGGCTCCTTCCAGTGCCAGTGCTACCCAGGATACCAGCGTACTCAGGAGGGCAGCCATTGTGAAG ATATAAATGAATGTGAGCGTCCCTCTAACTGCCAGAGGGGGCGCTGTATCAACAGCATGGGATCCTACCGCTGTGAATGTCAGAAGGGTTACATGCTGGTCGGAGGTCGGAGGTGCCAAG aCATAGATGAGTGTGCGACAGACAGGGGTCTGTGTCAGCCGCATGGTGTGTGTGAGAACAGACAGGgctcctatgtgtgtgtgtgcaaagacGGCTTCATCCTGTCTGAGGACAAGCACAGCTGTGAGG AGATTGAGGTGGCCGTGGAAGATAAGAAGGAGTGTTACCTGAACCTGGATGACACAGTGTTCTGTGACAGTGTCCTGGCCACCAACGTCACCAAGCAGGAGTGTTGCTGCTCCATTGGCGTGGGCTGGGGGGACCACTGTGAGATCTACCCCTGCCCCGTCTACCACTCAT CTGAGTTCCACTCCCTGTGTCCAGTGGGCCGAGGTTTCTACCATGAGGAGGGAATGACTGAGTACGGCCTGTCTGTCCATAGAG ATATCGATGAGTGTGTGCTGTTCTCCAATGAGATCTGTAAGGAGGGTCGCTGTATGAACACACAACCTGGCTATGAATGTTACTGCCAACAGGGCTTCTACTACGACAGCAACCTACTGGAGTGCATCG ATGTGAATGAGTGCCACGACGAGTCTCTGTGTACCAACGGTCAGTGTAAGAACACCAGAGGCTCCTACTACTGCACCTGTAAGTCCCCCAGGATCTATGAAGCCTCCAATAAGAAGTGTGTCATCCCCACTGTGGCAG GTGTGGATGAGTGCCAGGACTCATTGAACTGTAAGAATGGCCACTGTGTGGACACCCCTGGGTCCTACTACTGCATCTGCTCTCCCCCCTGGATCCTGGCCACGGACCGCAACAGCTGTGTGACCCCAGAGGAGCAGGCtg ATATCAATGAGTGCCAGGACCCCTCGTACTGTAAGAATGGGAGGTGTGTGAACACGCCCGGCTCCTTTCACTGTATATGTACCCAGCCCCTCACCTTCAGCGCAGCGCTCAAACAGTGTGTCTATGACG accGCACAGCGGCCCATAAGGACGTGTGTTTCCTGCAGGTGGATGAGGACCTGATCTGCAGCCAACCCAGGAACGGTTTGGTTGTCACCTACTCTGAGTGCTGCTGTCACTATGGCCGTGGCTGGGGCCCTGAGTGTAGGACCTGTCCCCAGAGAAACTCCG GGATCTTTAACCGGCTGTGTGAGATGCACTTGGAGACAGAGTCTGATGGTGAGGGAGATTTCCTGGCAGCTTTCGCCAACTACAGCCCAGGTATTG GGGACAGCTCAGAAGAGGACTCAGATGAGTGTAGTTGTGCCAATGGTCGCTGTGTGCGTTCCTACCTGGGCACTATGTGTGAGTGTAACACAGGTTTTAGACTGGACCACTCCCGCACCCGCTGCACAG ATATTGATGAGTGTGCTGAACCAGGGGTCCGAGTTAATCCATGCAAGAATGCCCGGTGCGTCAACACCATAGGCTCGTTCAAGTGCTACTGCAAAAATGGCTTTGTCCCTGCACGAAGGCCCAACATATGTGTACCAGGCACGAAGGCCCAACATACCCGTACCAGGGCTCTATAA
- the ltbp3 gene encoding latent-transforming growth factor beta-binding protein 3 isoform X1, whose amino-acid sequence MPSLIISHLLVIWLGVQRLAWCAERASTRERFKVIIAPLICKRICLKGQCQDTCEQGNNTTLIGENGQSADTLTGPGFRVVVCPLTCMNGGVCSSRTHCLCPPGFTGRLCQFPLRQMPEAQAARGNKQPVYTLSVLPDGQSQGEQAAMGRPQLTQTHSVFTLPLAQGAGHHSSEVQFNVRVHHAHDTSVVIHPLDQSDSKPPHKTVTRLTPQTHKPRGRCFQETTPKQACSSTPLPVLTNQEDCCGSVGNSWGQNKCYKCPKLPYPGVKLQTIIEDYGSTCPQGYKRLNSTHCQDINECTMHGVCQNGECLNTQGSFLCACKPGFTLDRTRCVESPSPVEQGQCFLIVTEAGRCEHALPTSLSQEMCCCTVGKAWGSNCERCPQDGTASFSKICPAGKGYFLHSVRETVAFPPQIHSSLEQVPLKPDKNQKKDKVKYPEEPPETTTPMQLSPISTHGPRVPVIITKPTPPPIIRLNPGSDPLEVAQTQVSPETDECRLNRNLCGHGECVNVHTGYKCECYAGYRLHPQRNACVDDDECDAEPCGHSRGICINTEGSYRCRCLHGYKLLVYHGKLRCIDVNECSKLDICGQGGQCVNLPGTYKCECHKGFRSKSQRQPACEDINECLDPNSCPNDQCENTPGSYECVPCLPGHQAQGGVCYDVNECQKRGVCPNGRCENLPGTYRCLCDEGFLPAAGSKGCRDIDECEDDRLCANGRCVNTEGSFQCQCYPGYQRTQEGSHCEDINECERPSNCQRGRCINSMGSYRCECQKGYMLVGGRRCQDIDECATDRGLCQPHGVCENRQGSYVCVCKDGFILSEDKHSCEEIEVAVEDKKECYLNLDDTVFCDSVLATNVTKQECCCSIGVGWGDHCEIYPCPVYHSSEFHSLCPVGRGFYHEEGMTEYGLSVHRDIDECVLFSNEICKEGRCMNTQPGYECYCQQGFYYDSNLLECIDVNECHDESLCTNGQCKNTRGSYYCTCKSPRIYEASNKKCVIPTVAGVDECQDSLNCKNGHCVDTPGSYYCICSPPWILATDRNSCVTPEEQADINECQDPSYCKNGRCVNTPGSFHCICTQPLTFSAALKQCVYDDRTAAHKDVCFLQVDEDLICSQPRNGLVVTYSECCCHYGRGWGPECRTCPQRNSGIFNRLCEMHLETESDGEGDFLAAFANYSPGIEGDSSEEDSDECSCANGRCVRSYLGTMCECNTGFRLDHSRTRCTDIDECAEPGVRVNPCKNARCVNTIGSFKCYCKNGFVPARRPNICVPGTKAQHTRTRAL is encoded by the exons ttGTGTGTCCACTGACCTGCATGAATGGAGGGGTGTGCAGCTCGCGGACCCACTGCCTGTGCCCGCCAGGTTTTACTGGTCGCCTGTGCCAGTTCCCGCTCCGGCAGATGCCTGAGGCCCAGGCGGCGCGGGGCAACAAGCAACCAGTCTACACGCTGTCAGTGCTGCCAGACGGCCAGAGCCAGGGCGAGCAGGCGGCCATGGGGCGACCACAGCTGACACAGACCCACTCTGTGTTCACCCTTCCCCTGGCACAGGGTGCAGGCCACCACTCATCAGAAG TGCAGTTCAATGTCCGTGTCCACCATGCACACGACACATCTGTTGTCATCCATCCTCTCGACCAATCGGATTCAAAGCCCCCTCATAAAACCGTGACACGCTTGACCCCTCAGACTCACAAACCCAGGGGGCGGTGCTTCCAGGAGACCACGCCCAAACAAGCT TGTAGTAGTACCCCTCTCCCTGTACTGACCAATCAGGAGGACTGCTGTGGAAGTGTCGGGAACTCCTGGGGACAAAACAAATGTTATAAATGTCCCAAGCTACCAT ATCCTGGGGTGAAGCTGCAGACCATCATAGAAGACTATGGTTCCACCTGCCCTCAGGGCTATAAGAGACTCAACAGCACCCACTGTCAAG ACATCAACGAGTGCACCATGCATGGGGTGTGTCAGAACGGAGAATGCCTGAACACCCAGGGTAGTTTCCTGTGTGCCTGTAAGCCTGGCTTCACCCTGGACAGGACCAGATGTGTGG AGTCTCCGTCTCCGGTGGAGCAGGGCCAGTGTTTCCTCATCGTAACAGAGGCGGGTCGCTGTGAGCACGCCCTACCCACGTCCCTGTCCCAGGAGATGTGCTGCTGCACCGTGGGCAAGGCCTGGGGCTCCAACTGTGAGAGGTGTCCCCAAGACGGCACGG CCTCATTCAGTAAGATCTGTCCAGCAGGGAAGGGCTACTTCCTCCATAGTGTCCGGGAGACGGTGGCATTCCCACCTCAGATCCACTCCAGCCTGGAGCAGGTTCCCCTCAAGCCTGACAAGAACCAGAAGAAAGACA AAGTCAAGTACCCG GAGGAGCCTCCAGAGACGACCACACCCATGCAGCTGTCTCCCATCAGCACCCACGGCCCCCGCGTACCTG TGATCATCACCAAGCCCACCCCTCCGCCCATCATCAGGTTGAACCCAGGCAGTGACCCCCTGGAGGTTGCACAGACGCAGGTCTCAC CAGAAACAGACGAGTGCAGGCTGAACAGGAACCTCTGTGGCCATGGGGAGTGTGTCAACGTGCACACTGGCTACAAATGTGAGTGCTATGCTGGCTACCGGCTCCACCCTCAGAGGAACGCCTGTGTGG ATGATGACGAATGTGACGCTGAGCCATGTGGCCACAGCAGAGGTATCTGCATCAACACAGAAGGCTCCTACCGCTGCCGCTGTCTCCATGGCTACAAGCTCCTGGTGTACCATGGGAAGCTACGGTGTATAg ATGTGAATGAGTGCTCCAAGTTGGACATCTGTGGGCAGGGGGGTCAGTGTGTTAACCTGCCAGGGACCTACAAGTGTGAGTGTCACAAAGGCTTCAGGAGCAAGTCACAACGCCAGCCAGCCTGTGAAG ATATAAATGAGTGTCTGGACCCCAACAGTTGTCCCAATGACCAGTGTGAGAACACACCAGGCTCCTATGAATGTGTTCCCTGCTTACCTGGTCACCAGGCCCAGGGTGGGGTCTGCTACG ATGTCAATGAGTGCCAGAAGCGCGGGGTGTGTCCCAACGGGCGCTGTGAGAACCTCCCAGGAACCTACCGCTGCCTCTGTGACGAGGGCTTCCTCCCAGCCGCAGGCAGCAAAGGCTGCAGAG acaTTGACGAGTGTGAGGATGACAGACTGTGTGCCAACGGGCGTTGTGTCAACACAGAAGGCTCCTTCCAGTGCCAGTGCTACCCAGGATACCAGCGTACTCAGGAGGGCAGCCATTGTGAAG ATATAAATGAATGTGAGCGTCCCTCTAACTGCCAGAGGGGGCGCTGTATCAACAGCATGGGATCCTACCGCTGTGAATGTCAGAAGGGTTACATGCTGGTCGGAGGTCGGAGGTGCCAAG aCATAGATGAGTGTGCGACAGACAGGGGTCTGTGTCAGCCGCATGGTGTGTGTGAGAACAGACAGGgctcctatgtgtgtgtgtgcaaagacGGCTTCATCCTGTCTGAGGACAAGCACAGCTGTGAGG AGATTGAGGTGGCCGTGGAAGATAAGAAGGAGTGTTACCTGAACCTGGATGACACAGTGTTCTGTGACAGTGTCCTGGCCACCAACGTCACCAAGCAGGAGTGTTGCTGCTCCATTGGCGTGGGCTGGGGGGACCACTGTGAGATCTACCCCTGCCCCGTCTACCACTCAT CTGAGTTCCACTCCCTGTGTCCAGTGGGCCGAGGTTTCTACCATGAGGAGGGAATGACTGAGTACGGCCTGTCTGTCCATAGAG ATATCGATGAGTGTGTGCTGTTCTCCAATGAGATCTGTAAGGAGGGTCGCTGTATGAACACACAACCTGGCTATGAATGTTACTGCCAACAGGGCTTCTACTACGACAGCAACCTACTGGAGTGCATCG ATGTGAATGAGTGCCACGACGAGTCTCTGTGTACCAACGGTCAGTGTAAGAACACCAGAGGCTCCTACTACTGCACCTGTAAGTCCCCCAGGATCTATGAAGCCTCCAATAAGAAGTGTGTCATCCCCACTGTGGCAG GTGTGGATGAGTGCCAGGACTCATTGAACTGTAAGAATGGCCACTGTGTGGACACCCCTGGGTCCTACTACTGCATCTGCTCTCCCCCCTGGATCCTGGCCACGGACCGCAACAGCTGTGTGACCCCAGAGGAGCAGGCtg ATATCAATGAGTGCCAGGACCCCTCGTACTGTAAGAATGGGAGGTGTGTGAACACGCCCGGCTCCTTTCACTGTATATGTACCCAGCCCCTCACCTTCAGCGCAGCGCTCAAACAGTGTGTCTATGACG accGCACAGCGGCCCATAAGGACGTGTGTTTCCTGCAGGTGGATGAGGACCTGATCTGCAGCCAACCCAGGAACGGTTTGGTTGTCACCTACTCTGAGTGCTGCTGTCACTATGGCCGTGGCTGGGGCCCTGAGTGTAGGACCTGTCCCCAGAGAAACTCCG GGATCTTTAACCGGCTGTGTGAGATGCACTTGGAGACAGAGTCTGATGGTGAGGGAGATTTCCTGGCAGCTTTCGCCAACTACAGCCCAGGTATTG AAGGGGACAGCTCAGAAGAGGACTCAGATGAGTGTAGTTGTGCCAATGGTCGCTGTGTGCGTTCCTACCTGGGCACTATGTGTGAGTGTAACACAGGTTTTAGACTGGACCACTCCCGCACCCGCTGCACAG ATATTGATGAGTGTGCTGAACCAGGGGTCCGAGTTAATCCATGCAAGAATGCCCGGTGCGTCAACACCATAGGCTCGTTCAAGTGCTACTGCAAAAATGGCTTTGTCCCTGCACGAAGGCCCAACATATGTGTACCAGGCACGAAGGCCCAACATACCCGTACCAGGGCTCTATAA
- the ltbp3 gene encoding latent-transforming growth factor beta-binding protein 3 isoform X4, translating to MPSLIISHLLVIWLGVQRLAWCAERASTRERFKVIIAPLICKRICLKGQCQDTCEQGNNTTLIGENGQSADTLTGPGFRVVVCPLTCMNGGVCSSRTHCLCPPGFTGRLCQFPLRQMPEAQAARGNKQPVYTLSVLPDGQSQGEQAAMGRPQLTQTHSVFTLPLAQGAGHHSSEVQFNVRVHHAHDTSVVIHPLDQSDSKPPHKTVTRLTPQTHKPRGRCFQETTPKQACSSTPLPVLTNQEDCCGSVGNSWGQNKCYKCPKLPYPGVKLQTIIEDYGSTCPQGYKRLNSTHCQDINECTMHGVCQNGECLNTQGSFLCACKPGFTLDRTRCVESPSPVEQGQCFLIVTEAGRCEHALPTSLSQEMCCCTVGKAWGSNCERCPQDGTASFSKICPAGKGYFLHSVRETVAFPPQIHSSLEQVPLKPDKNQKKDKVKYPEEPPETTTPMQLSPISTHGPRVPVIITKPTPPPIIRLNPGSDPLEVAQTQVSPETDECRLNRNLCGHGECVNVHTGYKCECYAGYRLHPQRNACVDDDECDAEPCGHSRGICINTEGSYRCRCLHGYKLLVYHGKLRCIDVNECSKLDICGQGGQCVNLPGTYKCECHKGFRSKSQRQPACEDINECLDPNSCPNDQCENTPGSYECVPCLPGHQAQGGVCYDVNECQKRGVCPNGRCENLPGTYRCLCDEGFLPAAGSKGCRDIDECEDDRLCANGRCVNTEGSFQCQCYPGYQRTQEGSHCEDINECERPSNCQRGRCINSMGSYRCECQKGYMLVGGRRCQDIDECATDRGLCQPHGVCENRQGSYVCVCKDGFILSEDKHSCEEIEVAVEDKKECYLNLDDTVFCDSVLATNVTKQECCCSIGVGWGDHCEIYPCPVYHSSEFHSLCPVGRGFYHEEGMTEYGLSVHRDIDECVLFSNEICKEGRCMNTQPGYECYCQQGFYYDSNLLECIDVNECHDESLCTNGQCKNTRGSYYCTCKSPRIYEASNKKCVIPTVAGVDECQDSLNCKNGHCVDTPGSYYCICSPPWILATDRNSCVTPEEQADINECQDPSYCKNGRCVNTPGSFHCICTQPLTFSAALKQCVYDDRTAAHKDVCFLQVDEDLICSQPRNGLVVTYSECCCHYGRGWGPECRTCPQRNSGIFNRLCEMHLETESDGEGDFLAAFANYSPEGDSSEEDSDECSCANGRCVRSYLGTMCECNTGFRLDHSRTRCTDIDECAEPGVRVNPCKNARCVNTIGSFKCYCKNGFVPARRPNICVPGTKAQHTRTRAL from the exons ttGTGTGTCCACTGACCTGCATGAATGGAGGGGTGTGCAGCTCGCGGACCCACTGCCTGTGCCCGCCAGGTTTTACTGGTCGCCTGTGCCAGTTCCCGCTCCGGCAGATGCCTGAGGCCCAGGCGGCGCGGGGCAACAAGCAACCAGTCTACACGCTGTCAGTGCTGCCAGACGGCCAGAGCCAGGGCGAGCAGGCGGCCATGGGGCGACCACAGCTGACACAGACCCACTCTGTGTTCACCCTTCCCCTGGCACAGGGTGCAGGCCACCACTCATCAGAAG TGCAGTTCAATGTCCGTGTCCACCATGCACACGACACATCTGTTGTCATCCATCCTCTCGACCAATCGGATTCAAAGCCCCCTCATAAAACCGTGACACGCTTGACCCCTCAGACTCACAAACCCAGGGGGCGGTGCTTCCAGGAGACCACGCCCAAACAAGCT TGTAGTAGTACCCCTCTCCCTGTACTGACCAATCAGGAGGACTGCTGTGGAAGTGTCGGGAACTCCTGGGGACAAAACAAATGTTATAAATGTCCCAAGCTACCAT ATCCTGGGGTGAAGCTGCAGACCATCATAGAAGACTATGGTTCCACCTGCCCTCAGGGCTATAAGAGACTCAACAGCACCCACTGTCAAG ACATCAACGAGTGCACCATGCATGGGGTGTGTCAGAACGGAGAATGCCTGAACACCCAGGGTAGTTTCCTGTGTGCCTGTAAGCCTGGCTTCACCCTGGACAGGACCAGATGTGTGG AGTCTCCGTCTCCGGTGGAGCAGGGCCAGTGTTTCCTCATCGTAACAGAGGCGGGTCGCTGTGAGCACGCCCTACCCACGTCCCTGTCCCAGGAGATGTGCTGCTGCACCGTGGGCAAGGCCTGGGGCTCCAACTGTGAGAGGTGTCCCCAAGACGGCACGG CCTCATTCAGTAAGATCTGTCCAGCAGGGAAGGGCTACTTCCTCCATAGTGTCCGGGAGACGGTGGCATTCCCACCTCAGATCCACTCCAGCCTGGAGCAGGTTCCCCTCAAGCCTGACAAGAACCAGAAGAAAGACA AAGTCAAGTACCCG GAGGAGCCTCCAGAGACGACCACACCCATGCAGCTGTCTCCCATCAGCACCCACGGCCCCCGCGTACCTG TGATCATCACCAAGCCCACCCCTCCGCCCATCATCAGGTTGAACCCAGGCAGTGACCCCCTGGAGGTTGCACAGACGCAGGTCTCAC CAGAAACAGACGAGTGCAGGCTGAACAGGAACCTCTGTGGCCATGGGGAGTGTGTCAACGTGCACACTGGCTACAAATGTGAGTGCTATGCTGGCTACCGGCTCCACCCTCAGAGGAACGCCTGTGTGG ATGATGACGAATGTGACGCTGAGCCATGTGGCCACAGCAGAGGTATCTGCATCAACACAGAAGGCTCCTACCGCTGCCGCTGTCTCCATGGCTACAAGCTCCTGGTGTACCATGGGAAGCTACGGTGTATAg ATGTGAATGAGTGCTCCAAGTTGGACATCTGTGGGCAGGGGGGTCAGTGTGTTAACCTGCCAGGGACCTACAAGTGTGAGTGTCACAAAGGCTTCAGGAGCAAGTCACAACGCCAGCCAGCCTGTGAAG ATATAAATGAGTGTCTGGACCCCAACAGTTGTCCCAATGACCAGTGTGAGAACACACCAGGCTCCTATGAATGTGTTCCCTGCTTACCTGGTCACCAGGCCCAGGGTGGGGTCTGCTACG ATGTCAATGAGTGCCAGAAGCGCGGGGTGTGTCCCAACGGGCGCTGTGAGAACCTCCCAGGAACCTACCGCTGCCTCTGTGACGAGGGCTTCCTCCCAGCCGCAGGCAGCAAAGGCTGCAGAG acaTTGACGAGTGTGAGGATGACAGACTGTGTGCCAACGGGCGTTGTGTCAACACAGAAGGCTCCTTCCAGTGCCAGTGCTACCCAGGATACCAGCGTACTCAGGAGGGCAGCCATTGTGAAG ATATAAATGAATGTGAGCGTCCCTCTAACTGCCAGAGGGGGCGCTGTATCAACAGCATGGGATCCTACCGCTGTGAATGTCAGAAGGGTTACATGCTGGTCGGAGGTCGGAGGTGCCAAG aCATAGATGAGTGTGCGACAGACAGGGGTCTGTGTCAGCCGCATGGTGTGTGTGAGAACAGACAGGgctcctatgtgtgtgtgtgcaaagacGGCTTCATCCTGTCTGAGGACAAGCACAGCTGTGAGG AGATTGAGGTGGCCGTGGAAGATAAGAAGGAGTGTTACCTGAACCTGGATGACACAGTGTTCTGTGACAGTGTCCTGGCCACCAACGTCACCAAGCAGGAGTGTTGCTGCTCCATTGGCGTGGGCTGGGGGGACCACTGTGAGATCTACCCCTGCCCCGTCTACCACTCAT CTGAGTTCCACTCCCTGTGTCCAGTGGGCCGAGGTTTCTACCATGAGGAGGGAATGACTGAGTACGGCCTGTCTGTCCATAGAG ATATCGATGAGTGTGTGCTGTTCTCCAATGAGATCTGTAAGGAGGGTCGCTGTATGAACACACAACCTGGCTATGAATGTTACTGCCAACAGGGCTTCTACTACGACAGCAACCTACTGGAGTGCATCG ATGTGAATGAGTGCCACGACGAGTCTCTGTGTACCAACGGTCAGTGTAAGAACACCAGAGGCTCCTACTACTGCACCTGTAAGTCCCCCAGGATCTATGAAGCCTCCAATAAGAAGTGTGTCATCCCCACTGTGGCAG GTGTGGATGAGTGCCAGGACTCATTGAACTGTAAGAATGGCCACTGTGTGGACACCCCTGGGTCCTACTACTGCATCTGCTCTCCCCCCTGGATCCTGGCCACGGACCGCAACAGCTGTGTGACCCCAGAGGAGCAGGCtg ATATCAATGAGTGCCAGGACCCCTCGTACTGTAAGAATGGGAGGTGTGTGAACACGCCCGGCTCCTTTCACTGTATATGTACCCAGCCCCTCACCTTCAGCGCAGCGCTCAAACAGTGTGTCTATGACG accGCACAGCGGCCCATAAGGACGTGTGTTTCCTGCAGGTGGATGAGGACCTGATCTGCAGCCAACCCAGGAACGGTTTGGTTGTCACCTACTCTGAGTGCTGCTGTCACTATGGCCGTGGCTGGGGCCCTGAGTGTAGGACCTGTCCCCAGAGAAACTCCG GGATCTTTAACCGGCTGTGTGAGATGCACTTGGAGACAGAGTCTGATGGTGAGGGAGATTTCCTGGCAGCTTTCGCCAACTACAGCCCAG AAGGGGACAGCTCAGAAGAGGACTCAGATGAGTGTAGTTGTGCCAATGGTCGCTGTGTGCGTTCCTACCTGGGCACTATGTGTGAGTGTAACACAGGTTTTAGACTGGACCACTCCCGCACCCGCTGCACAG ATATTGATGAGTGTGCTGAACCAGGGGTCCGAGTTAATCCATGCAAGAATGCCCGGTGCGTCAACACCATAGGCTCGTTCAAGTGCTACTGCAAAAATGGCTTTGTCCCTGCACGAAGGCCCAACATATGTGTACCAGGCACGAAGGCCCAACATACCCGTACCAGGGCTCTATAA